A stretch of the Gossypium hirsutum isolate 1008001.06 chromosome D07, Gossypium_hirsutum_v2.1, whole genome shotgun sequence genome encodes the following:
- the LOC121219418 gene encoding 16.9 kDa class I heat shock protein 3: protein MSLTIPSLLGGPRTDVFDPFSVWDLSDEFFNSALANTMSSSSSVREASAIANARVDWKETPEAHVFKADLPGLKKEEVKVEVEEGRVLQISGERSKEQEEKNDKWHRVERSSGKFLRRFTLPETAKMDQVKASMENGVLTVTVPKVEDKKPEVKAIEISG from the coding sequence ATGTCGCTCACAATTCCTAGCCTTCTCGGTGGCCCAAGAACCGACGTCTTCGATCCATTTTCAGTATGGGATCTTTCAGATGAATTCTTCAACTCTGCATTGGCAAACACTATGTCATCATCATCTTCAGTACGCGAAGCTTCGGCCATTGCCAACGCAAGGGTAGATTGGAAGGAAACACCGGAAGCTCACGTGTTCAAAGCAGACCTTCCAGGGCTGAAGAAAGAGGAGGTTAAAGTGGAGGTTGAAGAAGGGAGGGTTCTTCAGATAAGTGGGGAGAGAAGCAAAGAGCAAGAAGAGAAGAACGATAAGTGGCACCGCGTTGAGAGGAGCAGTGGGAAGTTCTTGAGGAGGTTTACGTTGCCTGAGACTGCTAAGATGGATCAAGTTAAGGCTAGCATGGAAAATGGTGTCCTCACTGTGACTGTCCCCAAGGTTGAAGACAAGAAACCTGAGGTTAAGGCCATTGAGATTTCAGGCTAA
- the LOC121219417 gene encoding SEC12-like protein 2, whose protein sequence is MTDTSSDLQKYGVPFYGAGWVPYNHIKSKLASQEKIEEDKKEEKDPTPSNDDEITTPLNYVVLAGGGGEGRSGIPNAIVVSHVNFTSNSLSDQPVVKHETGSDLPYRMTVHPHGDGIICAFQQSCRLFEWKESEGNEVHKLGVKVAEKVLIQLEDVGQQLALTFNSEGSVLAVGGEDGSLRVLKWPSMKIVLNEAQAHSSVKNLDFSCDGKFLVSLGSGLCRIWDVTSSKVVASLAKGNDEVFAFCRFAQINDKNPHLYIAAVTDYGGSILTYNTTTWKRIRTSRVVREAISAFNVSSDGKFLAVGTVGGDLFIINSANMRVQMMVKKAHLGLVTALTFSPDSRALVSASLDSSARLTLIKDKTSSGGMTWMIILMVLLAIAVYFMKEKGIIP, encoded by the exons ATGACAGACACCTCCTCCGATCTCCAAAAATACGGCGTGCCGTTTTACGGAGCCGGATGGGTTCCTTACAACCACATCAAATCCAAGCTCGCCTCACAAGAAAAGATTGAAGAGgataagaaagaagaaaaagatccAACTCCATCCAACGATGACGAGATCACTACACCCCTAAACTACGTCGTTCTCGCTGGCGGTGGCGGTGAAGGCCGTAGTGGCATTCCCAATGCAATCGTTGTTTCCCACGTTAATTTCACCTCCAATTCTCTCTCTGATCAACCT gtGGTTAAGCATGAAACTGGTTCTGATTTGCCTTATCGAATGACTGTTCATCCGCATGGAGATGGCATTATCTGTGCCTTTCAACAGAGCTGCag GTTGTTTGAGTGGAAAGAATCTGAGGGAAATGAAGTCCACAAACTGGGTGTCAAGGTAGCAGAGAAAGTTCTGATCCAGTTAGAGGATGTTGGGCAACAGTTGGCACTGACATTTAATAGTGAGGGTTCCGTACTGGCTGTTGGTGGCGAG GATGGCAGTTTAAGGGTTTTGAAGTGGCCTAGCATGAAAATAGTTCTCAACGAAGCCCAGGCTCATTCTTCTGTTAAGAACTTGGATTTTAG CTGTGATGGAAAATTTCTTGTCTCACTGGGAAGTGGCCTTTGTAGGATTTGGGATGTAACTTCGTCAAAAGTTGTTGCTTCTCTGGCAAAGGGAAAT GATGAGGTTTTTGCCTTCTGCAGATTTGCTCAAATTAATGATAAGAATCCACATCTGTATATTGCTGCAGTCACAG ACTATGGTGGAAGTATTTTAACATATAACACAACCACATGGAAAAGAATCCGCACAAGCCGAGTAGTCCGGGAAGCTATCTCTGCATTCAATGTCTCGTCTGATGGGAAGTTCCTTGCAGT TGGAACAGTCGGAGGAGACCTTTTTATCATAAATTCTGCCAATATGCGGGTTCAGATGATGGTTAAAAAAGCTCACCTTGGTTTGGTTACAGCATTGACGTTCTCCCCTGATTCAAG GGCTTTGGTTTCTGCATCATTGGACTCAAGTGCTAGGTTGACCCTAATCAAGGACAAGACGAGTAGTG gCGGGATGACATGGATGATCATATTAATGGTACTACTTGCTATTGCTGTGTATTTTATGAAGGAGAAAGGAATTATACCCTAA
- the LOC121219416 gene encoding NADH dehydrogenase [ubiquinone] flavoprotein 1, mitochondrial, with translation MAPIKGILSLQRAAMFRAGSERWKLGIRSFSTQGAATAGAPQAPPPPPPPEKTHFGGLKDEDRIFTNLYGLHDPFLKGAMKRGDWYRTKDLVLKGADWIVNEMKKSGLRGRGGAGFPSGLKWSFMPKVSDGRPSYLVVNADESEPGTCKDREIMRHDPHKLLEGCLIAGVGMRATAAYIYIRGEYVNERKNLERARKEAYEAGLLGKNACGSGYDFDFHIHFGAGAYICGEETALLESLEGKQGKPRLKPPFPANAGLYGCPTTVTNVETVAVSPTILRRGPEWFASFGRKNNSGTKLFCVSGHVNKPCTVEEEMSIPLKELIERHCGGIRGGWDNLLAVIPGGSSVPLLPKHICDDVLMDYDALKAVQSGLGTAAVIVMDKSTDVVDAIARLSYFYKHESCGQCTPCREGTGWLWMIMERLKVGNAKLEEIDMLQEVTKQIEGHTICALGDAAAWPVQGLIRHFRPELERRIRERAERELLEASA, from the exons ATG GCACCCATAAAGGGCATCCTTTCCTTGCAAAGGGCAGCAATGTTCAGAGCCGGCAGTGAGAGGTGGAAACTAGGCATTAGATCATTTAGTACTCAAGGAGCAGCAACTGCTGGTGCTCCACAGGCACCCCCTCCTCCACCACCACCTGAAAAAACCCATTTTGGTGGTTTAAAAGATGAAGATCGTATTTTCACCAACTTATATGGGTTGCATGATCCTTTTCTCAAAGGTGCCATGAAACGTGGTGACTGGTATAGAACCAAGGATTTAGTACTCAAGGGTGCTGATTGGATTGTCAATGAAATGAAGAAATCCGGACTCCGAGGACGTGGTGGTGCTGGATTTCCATCAGGCCTCAAATGGTCTTTTATGCCAAAAGTATCTGATGGCCGTCCTTCTTATCTTGTTGTCAATGCTGATGAAAGTGAACCTGGAACCTGTAAAGACAGGGAAATCATGCGGCACGATCCACACAAACTATTGGAGGGCTGCTTGATTGCTGGGGTTGGGATGAGAGCTACAGCTGCTTATATCTACATTAGGGGTGAATATGTGAATGAACGTAAAAACCTTGAAAGAGCTAGAAAAGAAGCATACGAAGCTGGACTGTTGGGCAAAAATGCATGTGGTTCTGGTTATGATTTTGACTTTCACATCCATTTTGGTGCTGGTGCTTATATTTGTGGTGAAGAAACAGCACTTCTAGAGAGCCTTGAAGGAAAACAAGGAAAACCTAGATTGAAGCCTCCTTTCCCTGCTAATGCTGGGTTATATGGCTGTCCCACCACTGTCACAAATGTGGAGACGGTGGCTGTTTCTCCCACAATATTGAGGCGTGGTCCTGAGTGGTTTGCCAGTTTTGGGAGGAAGAACAATTCTGGGACAAAATTGTTTTGTGTCTCAGGTCACGTCAACAAGCCTTGCACAGTTGAGGAGGAGATGAGTATACCACTTAAGGAGTTGATAGAGAGGCACTGCGGAGGCATCAGAGGTGGATGGGACAATTTACTTGCAGTAATACCAGGAGGTTCATCTGTTCCACTTTTACCCAAGCACATATGTGATGATGTCCTGATGGATTATGATGCACTCAAGGCTGTCCAGTCAGGACTGGGAACCGCTGCAGTAATTGTGATGGATAAATCAACTGATGTTGTAGATGCAATTGCGAGGCTTTCGTACTTCTACAAGCACGAGAGTTGTGGACAGTGCACGCCCTGCAGAGAAGGGACTGGATGGCTATGGATGATCATGGAAAGATTGAAAGTTGGGAATGCAAAGTTGGAAGAGATTGACATGCTTCAGGAGGTGACCAAGCAGATTGAAGGGCACACAATTTGCGCTTTAGGTGATGCAGCAGCTTGGCCTGTGCAGGGTCTAATACGGCATTTTAGGCCAGAGCTCGAGAGAAGGATTAGGGAGCGTGCAGAAAGGGAGTTGCTCGAGGCTTCTGCGTAA